Proteins from a single region of Chryseobacterium sp. T16E-39:
- a CDS encoding DUF2797 domain-containing protein yields the protein MQFQGQILKMTSYDDKPIQYYLNLSGDLIHMNELFGKELTLKHTGFQCVNCGENKPIYRMGFCKNCFFESPYASDTIIRPELSTAHLGVAERDLEIEKSIQLQPHTVYLAYTGDVKVGVTRNTQIPTRWIDQGATFALPIARTENRYEAGMIEVALKDHLPDKTNWKKMLQDDFEGEMDLADFQQKIKQYFPEDFQKFYSEGEELWKFDYPFDKPEKVSSFTLDKKPEFTGRLNGIKGQYLSFQGGDFINVRGHEGYVIELSVKN from the coding sequence ATGCAGTTTCAAGGACAAATTTTAAAAATGACGAGCTACGATGACAAGCCTATTCAATACTATCTTAATCTTTCAGGAGATTTAATTCATATGAATGAATTGTTCGGAAAAGAGCTGACTCTAAAACATACCGGATTTCAATGTGTAAACTGCGGAGAAAATAAACCCATCTACAGAATGGGATTCTGTAAAAATTGTTTTTTTGAAAGCCCTTATGCGAGTGATACCATTATTCGTCCAGAACTTTCAACGGCTCATCTCGGAGTTGCCGAAAGGGATTTGGAGATAGAGAAATCAATTCAGCTCCAACCTCACACAGTGTATCTTGCTTATACAGGAGATGTAAAAGTAGGAGTGACAAGAAATACCCAGATCCCAACAAGGTGGATTGATCAGGGAGCAACTTTTGCCTTACCTATTGCAAGAACTGAGAATCGCTATGAAGCTGGAATGATTGAAGTAGCGTTGAAAGATCACTTGCCTGATAAAACCAATTGGAAAAAGATGTTGCAGGATGATTTTGAAGGTGAAATGGACCTTGCAGATTTTCAGCAAAAAATAAAACAATACTTTCCGGAGGATTTCCAGAAATTCTATAGTGAAGGGGAAGAACTTTGGAAATTTGATTATCCCTTTGATAAACCCGAAAAAGTAAGTTCCTTCACATTAGATAAAAAACCCGAATTTACAGGCCGGTTAAACGGAATAAAAGGACAGTATCTCAGCTTTCAAGGTGGAGATTTTATTAATGTAAGAGGACATGAGGGATATGTAATAGAGCTAAGTGTAAAAAATTAA
- a CDS encoding GDP-mannose 4,6-dehydratase, which yields MTYLITGGSGFIGSHLIEHLLKNGQSVINVDNFDDFYNYQIKVKNTLESLDKDPGFEFSDKESDIDKLISLTKSHHYTLYYQDIRYKNKLEEIFRTHKVDMVIHLAALAGVRPSIERPLEYEEVNVRGTMNLWELCNEFNIKKFICASSSSVYGNNPKTPFAETDNVDNPISPYAATKKCGEILGHVYHHLYGIDMLQLRFFTVYGPRQRPDLAIHKFTKLISEDKEIPYYGDGNTARDYTYIDDIVDGIMKSITYLENNSNVYEIINLGESEVICLSDMLSAIEMALGKTAHKKILPMQPGDVEKTNADITKARTLIGYKPATDFQNGIKKFMEWFLRK from the coding sequence ATGACATATCTTATAACTGGAGGGAGTGGATTTATAGGTTCTCATTTAATAGAACACCTATTGAAAAATGGACAATCTGTCATAAACGTAGACAACTTTGATGACTTTTATAATTATCAGATAAAAGTTAAAAATACATTAGAATCCTTAGATAAAGATCCAGGTTTTGAATTTTCAGATAAAGAAAGTGACATTGACAAATTAATCTCACTCACGAAATCACATCATTATACCTTGTATTACCAAGATATCAGGTACAAAAACAAACTTGAAGAGATATTCAGGACCCATAAAGTAGATATGGTGATCCACCTGGCCGCACTAGCTGGAGTACGCCCTTCCATAGAAAGACCATTGGAATATGAGGAAGTAAATGTGAGAGGAACAATGAATCTTTGGGAGCTTTGTAATGAATTCAATATCAAAAAATTCATTTGCGCCTCTTCTTCAAGTGTTTATGGAAATAATCCCAAAACCCCTTTTGCAGAAACCGACAATGTAGACAATCCTATTTCTCCTTATGCAGCGACAAAAAAATGCGGGGAAATTCTTGGTCATGTATACCACCATTTATATGGTATTGATATGTTACAACTGAGGTTTTTTACCGTTTATGGTCCAAGACAAAGACCTGATTTAGCCATCCATAAGTTTACTAAATTAATTTCTGAAGATAAAGAAATCCCTTATTACGGCGATGGAAATACAGCAAGAGACTACACTTATATCGATGACATTGTCGATGGAATTATGAAATCGATCACCTATTTAGAAAATAATTCCAACGTGTACGAGATTATCAATCTGGGAGAAAGTGAGGTGATCTGTTTATCGGACATGCTTTCTGCCATTGAGATGGCACTAGGGAAAACAGCTCATAAGAAAATACTGCCAATGCAGCCTGGAGACGTAGAAAAGACCAATGCAGACATCACAAAAGCCCGGACCTTAATTGGCTACAAACCAGCCACAGACTTCCAAAATGGCATAAAAAAATTTATGGAATGGTTTTTGAGAAAATGA
- a CDS encoding DUF2795 domain-containing protein, protein MYWTLELASYLSDAPWPMTKAELIDYAIRTGAPMEVVENLQAIEDEGEIYDAIDEIWSDYPTDEDYLWNEDEY, encoded by the coding sequence ATGTACTGGACATTAGAACTAGCTTCGTATTTAAGTGACGCACCTTGGCCAATGACAAAAGCTGAGCTTATTGATTATGCAATCAGAACTGGTGCACCTATGGAGGTCGTAGAAAATCTTCAGGCAATCGAAGATGAAGGAGAGATCTATGATGCCATAGATGAGATCTGGAGCGACTATCCAACGGATGAAGACTATCTTTGGAACGAAGACGAATACTAA